From the genome of Vicia villosa cultivar HV-30 ecotype Madison, WI linkage group LG2, Vvil1.0, whole genome shotgun sequence, one region includes:
- the LOC131652334 gene encoding large ribosomal subunit protein eL43, whose amino-acid sequence MTKRTKKAGIVGKYGTRYGASLRKQIKKMEVSQHSKFFCEFCGKYAVKRKAVGIWGCKDCGKVKAGGAYTLNTASAVTVRSTIRRLREQTES is encoded by the exons ATG ACGAAGAGAACCAAGAAGGCAGGCATTGTTggaaagtatg GTACTCGATACGGTGCTAGTCTGCGAAAGCAGATTAAGAAGATGGAAGTTAGTCAACATAGCAAGTTTTTCTGCGAATTTTGTGGAAAG TATGCTGTGAAAAGGAAGGCGGTAGGAATATGGGGATGCAAGGATTGTGGGAAAGTGAAAGCAGGGGGTGCCTACACTTTGAA TACTGCAAGTGCTGTGACTGTGAGGAGCACCATCCGAAGATTGAGGGAACAAACCGAGAGTTAG